The Acetivibrio cellulolyticus CD2 genome segment ACTCTTGATGATAAAATTGAAAAGCATAAGGTGAAGCACTGTAGGATCGCTAATAAAGGGCACGGAAGAATTGAATTTACATCCGTTAAAAAAAGCATGAAAACAAAAAGACGAAAAGCTGGTTGGAATTTAGATTTTTTGGAACAATTACTTACTTGTAACAAGTAAAAAAATTATTTGGTGTTATTTGGAGGGGCATATCCGTATAGGACTGCTTGGCTTGTTTGTGATAAAGCATTTTCATTTCTAATTATAGTCATATCCTATACTTGATGCTGAAATGGCATTTTTAAAAAACTTGATATAAGGTTTTAGTGTGAAATTCTATTTCATGCTTTTACCGTAAAAGACCCATAAAGACCCATGTAATAGTATTGAATTATTACATTATTTATGATATAATTAGCTTATACAAATAGAAAGGTCGTTATTCTAAATCAGTTCTATTCTGTATTCGTCTTATCTTCTTTTATTCTGCTGTTCCAGTTTCAATTTCCATGATGTAAGATTCTACAATAATCCAGGAGGGGTTTTATGTTGAGAAAATGGATTTCAATGACGTTGGCAAGTTTTATGGTATTTTCTTTATTATCAGGCTGTGTAAAAAGCAGTGAAGCTAAAAACACCGATGCTACAAGCAAAGAAAATATACAGTCACAAAACACCCCAGAGTCAACCCAAATACCTGATTTAAATGGAGCTGTTATTAAGATTGTAACACAGGGGTATGATCTGATTCCAACTGGTGGAAATGAAACTGGGGATTTAAATGTAAGATGGTTTGAAGATATTCAAAAAAAATATAACTGTAAAATTGAAATTAGCAAAAATGAAGTAAGCGATGAATTCATTTTAGATTTGGAATCAGCAGTAGCAGCCAATCAAAAATATGCAGATTTTATATGTGTTCAGACAGATATATTTTTTGAAGCTGCACTTAGAGACCTCTTAGAATCTTGGGATGGGGTGGCGGACACTTCCAGCTCAAAGCTTATACATAACTATAATAAGGATTATGCACAGTCAGGATTGTTTGATGGGAAATTATACCATATAGCAATAGCTGATACTGTAAAGGCTTCAGATGTTATCTATTTTAATAAAACTATTTTCAAAAAGTATGGTATTGAATCGCCCTATGATCTGGTGAGGAAAAATCAATGGAATTGGGAAAACTTCCGCAAAATTGCAAAGCAAGCTACGATCGACACAGATAATGATGGAGTGACTGATATCTGGGGAATTTCAAACCTTGGACATGCTGACCGTGTAGCAGGTTTCTATTTTGCAAACAGAGCTACTTTAGTCCAAACCACTGAAAGTGGTAAAATAGAAGTTACTATTGATGATCCTGCATATATTGAAACTATGGAGTTCTTGAGGGATCTGGCACAGGTTGATAAGTCCATGCAGATGACAGAGAAGGGACCATCGTGGAATGAAGGTGCTAAGTTGTTTGCTTCCGGAAAATGTGCAATGACAGCTCACAATTCTATGAGCAAAGGAATTAAGGAAGGATTTCAGGACGAGCTGGGCTGTGTTCCGTTCCCAATGGGGCCAAAAGCAACAACTTACACAGGAGGCACTCCATTCATGTATGGATTTATGATTCCAAAGAATGTTGATAATTTAGAGGATAAAGCTATTGTGTTGCTGGACTGGATTACCAATAATCCATACTTAACTAAAGAAGAGAATGACACACGTCGTTATAATGACGTTGCACTATATGGCAGTGACTTGGATATAGTTGATATGTTTAAGATTATTGACAATCAGGATATGCTTTTTGAGTTCTCCAGACCGTTAAGTAGCGTTGAAGGGTTTTATGACACCACATTTAATGTTATTTCCGGGAAACTGACTGTACAAGAAGCTATTAAGACACAAAAGGCTCGATATCAGTCAAAGATTAATGAATTGTATTCAAACAGAAATAAATAGGTAAATTTAATTATAAATTAAGGGGTTATATTACTTTCGCAAAATGACGATAACTAGTATATGATTATCTGAGTTTTGTGCAGACACCGGAGTTATTTTATTTGTAGAATGACTATGGGTAGAGCACATTATTTGATGATATTTTACTAGTTATCGTACTTTTGTTGATAAGCATAGATGATGCATACATTAGTAATTTCGTATACAAAATATTTTGATATATAAGATTTACTTATGCGGAAACTGTTATTTTTCTAAGTCAATATAAGAGGAGAATTATTTGTTTATAGTTTAATCAAAATGGGGGAAAATAAACATGAATAGTCCCATAGTATTGGCACATAAACTCCTTATAAAATTATTTACCGGATCATTGAAGCTGCTGAGAGCCACAAAGATACAGGTAAGGATAGTGGCATCACTGCTGCTGATATCTGTTTTGCCTCTTCTTTTGACAAGTGTAATTTCCTACACAAAATCAGTAAATGCTCTGGAAACCAAAATTAGTTCATCTACTGTTGAATTGGCTACTCAGCTGGGAAACAATATTGGTAATGTAGTTAATAATTACGAAAACAATCTTACAGAATTTGCCTATAACCAAATGATTGCAAAGAGCTTAGAAAATTGGGATTATATAAGTGAAGATGATCAAAAAGCCGTAATCCAGCAAATTGTTAGTATTACAACAGCTAAATTTGTACGGAATAAGGATATTAAATATATTTCAATTAGAAGTGGTACAAAAGAGCTGTGGAGTTATGGAAAATATCCTTTTAATCCGCAGGATGGATATATAGTGGATAAAGCAGTACCTGTAAGTGATGGCCTGACTGAATGGTTTATATATGACCAACATATTATTATAAATCGGAACATTGGTTCGCAGTCAGTCCAGAAAATCGGAACAGATACAAAAACTTATGTAGGAAACGTATGGATGGCAGTTGAGGAAAAAGTATTGGTTGATATTTATAAAAATTCAATTGTTGAACCTGATTCGATCGGTTTAATTTTATCTTCTGATGGTTTGGTTGTTTCTAGTGGAATTTCAGATCAAGTCGGAAAAAAATACTTTGAAGGAAAATTAATTGGACATATAAAAGATAGTGAGAAAGCAGGAAAAAGTTCTTTTGCTGCCGATATCGGATCTAGGGCTTACTATGTGGTATTTTGTAAAGTTCCGGATACTAATTGGTATATAATTAATGCCCTGCCTCAATCCTATATCAAAGGTACGTCAATTGAAATCAGGAATATGATACTGTTTTTATCTGTTATATGTTTATTCTTTGCATTTATAATTTCATACCTTATAGCTGAGAGCATATGGGTGCCTTTAAAAAAATTAATTGCTGCTATGAAAGAGGTAAAGAGCGGCAACCTTGTTGTTGATTTATTTGATGCCGAAAAAGATGAAATCGGGCAGGTAACAAGATACTTCACAGATATGATAACCGAAGTAAAGAGGGTGGTTTTAGATGTTTATTCTTCAGCGGGTAATGTGAACAACATTGCAGGAAATGTATCGCATTCTTCCAAGCAGCTAAACTCAACAATAGAGCAAATCTCACTATCGTCCAAACATTTGGCGTGTGGTGCTACAAATCAAGCTACTAATATATCACAGGGAGTAGACAATATGAATGGTTTGTCTGATTGTATCAGCAGAGTTGAAGAGAATATTGAATCTGTTATAAATGTGGTAGCGGATTCAAAGAATCTAAGTCAGAATGCTCTCGAGGTTGTTTATCATTTAAATAAGAGGACAGAAGAATCAGATAAGGCTTCACGGAAGATAGTAGAGGACATAAATAGTCTTATGCAGGACATGTCAGACATTAAGACTATTATAAAAATTATTGCAACAATTGCAGAGAAGACAAACTTGTTGTCGTTAAATGCGAGCATTGAGGCGGCAAAAGCAGGCGAAGCGGGTAAGGGTTTTGGAGTTGTCGCACAGGAGGTTAAAAAACTAGCTTATCAGTCAAAAGAGGCTTCGAAAAAAATAAATAATATTCTTAGCGTAATCCAGGAAAAAACACAGCAGACAGTTTATACAGCAAATATTGTAGGAGAAGCAATAAAACAGCAAAAGTTTGCAGTAAATGAAACTGACAAGTCTTTTAAAACAATTTATATGTGCATGGATGGAATAAAGCAGCGCATGGATGGAATTGAAACTGCAGCTGAAGAAATGCTGGTATTTAGGGATAGCTCAATTAACACCATGCAGATGATATCATCAGTATCGGAAGATACAGTAGCAATGTCCGAAGAGTTAGCAGCAAGTGCCTATGATCAGATGTCAGGTAGTGAGGAACTCGCGAAGCTGTCAAAGGAAATGTATATAATGGCACAAAGGCTTAGCGATGCCGTAGCAATATTTAAAGTGTGAAAATTCTCTTTTTCAAAACCAAGTACACCCCTTTGTTTTAATCTTTCAAAGCCCTACTATAACCCCCGCATAGGAATAGGTAAGGTTTTGACGTAATAGCCACCTTTTCCCCTCCTCCAAACCGGACAGGAAACTTTCACTTCATCCGGCTTTCCAAGAAACCAACCTACTTGCCTTCCCCGGCTTTCGACTTCCTTCTACCTCACGATAGTTGGATGCTTCAGTTTAAAACTTTAAGCTTTTTCTGGTATTTTAGAATCTTCAATTTCATTTTTGAGTTTATTCCTTGTGGTATCTCTCCACTTTGTACTATCTTTAGACAATTATAACAAAACCCCATGCTGAATTTGGAACCTTGTTTATTTTATCAAGGGGTAATGCTAGCAGTTCATAGCCGAGAAATTTAACTCTGTTTTCTTCAAGGCTTGTTATCAATGTCTTTTCTTTGGAAAGGTTTAATTTCAACCTATATTTGTAGTACTTTTGCAAGTATTTCAATATTCGAGTTGCTTCATTTATCATCGTGGTCATTATTAACCAATCATCACAATACCGTATCAAACACTTTGGAACTATACCTTTTCTTTTCAGGGCTCTTCTGGAATAGTCTTCTTTCTTATGTTTTGATTTTGGATGATGATACATCCTTCCAAGCATCCAGTCAAAATCATTAAGGTATACATTGGCAAGTAATGGGGATATGCATCCACCTTGGACTGTTCCCTTTTCTGTTTGGAACTTCTCTTTATCGTATACATAACCGGCAATTAGCATTTTCTTAATCATTTCGATTATTCTTTTATCCTTTACACCTATCCTATATAGCTTTCTTAGAAGTATCCTGTGATTGATGTTGTAAAATATCCTTCAATGCCTCCTTCTATATCTATTATCGGCTTTTGTGGTGTCTTGAGGTTTATGAGTGTTTTTGCAAATGTCATTGCATGGAATGAGAGACAAACTTCGTTTACTAACAAACAGAAATAATGGTTGGGGAATGATTACCGAATACAAAAACTTAAGGAGTTTGTTAGAGGATGGATTAACTACTTTAGTGAGGCGGAGATGAAGAAATTAGTAGGAGAAACTGACGAATGGCTACGAAGAAGAATTAGGGCTATCTATTGGAAACAATGGAAGAAGGTTAAAACGAGGTATCGCATGCTGAAAGCGTTGAAACTACCAGAAGGTAAGGTGCACGAAATGGCAAACTGTCGCAAGGGTTGTTGGAGAGCGGCGAAGATGCTAAACGGTGCACTAACAAATAAAATAATAGCCAGATTGGGGTATATCACCATGTCTGACTATTATCTGAAAATCTGTGAAAACTGAAGAACCGCCGTATACCGAACGGTACGTGCGGTGTGGGAGGTCGGCTAATCAATTAATGGTTAGCCTCCTACCCGATCAAATAATTCATACTTGCCAATATATATAATAATTTAATATAAATCTGTAATTTTTGCTGTTAGTCTAAGATTATTCCACTATTTAAATACAAATGTTATGATATATAATATAAATGATTTTAATCAATCTTATCTATATAAACCATCTTAAAGCTCTACTATGAACTAATAATCGCCATAATTAATATAAATCACATAACCTAATCAATACTAATATAAAAAAAGGTTTTAGCCAAAAAAAATTATTATTTAAGGAGGGAAAGATCATGAAGAAAACTGCTTTAATTCTTGTCTGTGTTTTATTGATCCAAATAGCGGGCTTAAGTGCTTACGCAGAGGTACTTGAAAAGCCTATAAATGAATGGAATGTGTACGTATCTGCATTGCATAATGTACCTGAAGGCTCTCACTATATGGCCTATATCGAAAATACCTCAATAACACCCGGAGGTCTTTATGAGCCGCAAACT includes the following:
- a CDS encoding ABC transporter substrate-binding protein, which codes for MLRKWISMTLASFMVFSLLSGCVKSSEAKNTDATSKENIQSQNTPESTQIPDLNGAVIKIVTQGYDLIPTGGNETGDLNVRWFEDIQKKYNCKIEISKNEVSDEFILDLESAVAANQKYADFICVQTDIFFEAALRDLLESWDGVADTSSSKLIHNYNKDYAQSGLFDGKLYHIAIADTVKASDVIYFNKTIFKKYGIESPYDLVRKNQWNWENFRKIAKQATIDTDNDGVTDIWGISNLGHADRVAGFYFANRATLVQTTESGKIEVTIDDPAYIETMEFLRDLAQVDKSMQMTEKGPSWNEGAKLFASGKCAMTAHNSMSKGIKEGFQDELGCVPFPMGPKATTYTGGTPFMYGFMIPKNVDNLEDKAIVLLDWITNNPYLTKEENDTRRYNDVALYGSDLDIVDMFKIIDNQDMLFEFSRPLSSVEGFYDTTFNVISGKLTVQEAIKTQKARYQSKINELYSNRNK
- a CDS encoding methyl-accepting chemotaxis protein; this encodes MNSPIVLAHKLLIKLFTGSLKLLRATKIQVRIVASLLLISVLPLLLTSVISYTKSVNALETKISSSTVELATQLGNNIGNVVNNYENNLTEFAYNQMIAKSLENWDYISEDDQKAVIQQIVSITTAKFVRNKDIKYISIRSGTKELWSYGKYPFNPQDGYIVDKAVPVSDGLTEWFIYDQHIIINRNIGSQSVQKIGTDTKTYVGNVWMAVEEKVLVDIYKNSIVEPDSIGLILSSDGLVVSSGISDQVGKKYFEGKLIGHIKDSEKAGKSSFAADIGSRAYYVVFCKVPDTNWYIINALPQSYIKGTSIEIRNMILFLSVICLFFAFIISYLIAESIWVPLKKLIAAMKEVKSGNLVVDLFDAEKDEIGQVTRYFTDMITEVKRVVLDVYSSAGNVNNIAGNVSHSSKQLNSTIEQISLSSKHLACGATNQATNISQGVDNMNGLSDCISRVEENIESVINVVADSKNLSQNALEVVYHLNKRTEESDKASRKIVEDINSLMQDMSDIKTIIKIIATIAEKTNLLSLNASIEAAKAGEAGKGFGVVAQEVKKLAYQSKEASKKINNILSVIQEKTQQTVYTANIVGEAIKQQKFAVNETDKSFKTIYMCMDGIKQRMDGIETAAEEMLVFRDSSINTMQMISSVSEDTVAMSEELAASAYDQMSGSEELAKLSKEMYIMAQRLSDAVAIFKV
- a CDS encoding reverse transcriptase/maturase family protein, which translates into the protein MFYNINHRILLRKLYRIGVKDKRIIEMIKKMLIAGYVYDKEKFQTEKGTVQGGCISPLLANVYLNDFDWMLGRMYHHPKSKHKKEDYSRRALKRKGIVPKCLIRYCDDWLIMTTMINEATRILKYLQKYYKYRLKLNLSKEKTLITSLEENRVKFLGYELLALPLDKINKVPNSAWGFVIIV
- a CDS encoding group II intron maturase-specific domain-containing protein; its protein translation is MGNDYRIQKLKEFVRGWINYFSEAEMKKLVGETDEWLRRRIRAIYWKQWKKVKTRYRMLKALKLPEGKVHEMANCRKGCWRAAKMLNGALTNKIIARLGYITMSDYYLKICEN